A genomic segment from Methanolobus zinderi encodes:
- a CDS encoding DUF523 and DUF1722 domain-containing protein — protein sequence MKELSDFPRPRILVSRCLEFDNVRYNGQVIHSQIVRDLEPIVDFIKVCPEVEIGLGVPREPIRIVKEKGNYRLVQPKTGRDVTREMDDFTDNFLSRLEDVDGFIFKSGSPTIGIRNIKVYSGETMAPVVERGSGFFTKKILDKYAGYPMEEDDRLRNYRIRHHFLTQLYTFADFRQVKDSALSDEMLKFNKKNAFLFSFYNDNTYRKMCDLLENKPNGAAYGIIPAYEEMLKELMQKPGDPESKAAVAQKIVSSFDSSMSSSEKEFFKNHLQNYLEMRIDEDALTEVLRLYVHRYDAENLDNYTILYPYPDVLRMPGDSKRDKDYWSENK from the coding sequence ATGAAAGAACTGTCTGATTTCCCAAGACCGAGAATACTTGTTAGCAGATGCCTTGAATTTGACAATGTGCGCTATAACGGCCAGGTGATCCACTCACAAATAGTCAGGGACCTAGAACCTATCGTTGATTTTATAAAAGTGTGTCCTGAGGTTGAGATCGGTCTCGGGGTTCCCAGAGAGCCTATACGAATAGTTAAAGAAAAAGGCAATTACCGCCTTGTTCAGCCAAAAACAGGCAGGGATGTCACCAGGGAAATGGATGATTTCACAGACAATTTCCTGTCCCGGCTTGAAGATGTGGATGGTTTTATCTTCAAATCAGGTTCCCCGACCATAGGGATCAGGAATATCAAGGTATATTCAGGGGAAACGATGGCTCCGGTTGTCGAAAGAGGATCGGGTTTCTTTACAAAGAAGATCCTGGATAAATATGCAGGCTATCCCATGGAAGAGGATGATCGTTTGCGAAATTACAGGATACGTCATCATTTCCTTACACAACTGTATACCTTTGCCGATTTCAGACAGGTAAAGGATTCAGCTTTGTCTGACGAGATGTTGAAATTCAATAAAAAAAATGCTTTTCTGTTCTCTTTCTATAATGATAACACATACAGGAAAATGTGTGATCTGCTTGAGAATAAGCCAAATGGTGCAGCTTATGGAATAATTCCGGCTTATGAAGAGATGCTCAAGGAACTCATGCAAAAACCAGGAGACCCGGAATCGAAGGCTGCGGTTGCACAGAAAATCGTTTCTTCTTTTGACTCCTCCATGTCATCCTCTGAAAAAGAATTCTTTAAGAATCATCTGCAAAACTATCTGGAAATGCGTATCGATGAAGATGCACTGACAGAGGTTCTCAGGCTTTATGTACATCGCTATGATGCTGAAAATCTTGACAACTATACTATCCTTTATCCCTATCCTGATGTTCTGCGCATGCCCGGTGACAGCAAAAGAGATAAGGATTACTGGAGTGAAAATAAATAA
- a CDS encoding (Fe-S)-binding protein, whose product MKINNPLQNSGDQVYRFQEIIDSCIDCKKCWDVCPVNMVTDGNRFTPQGKIESLAKIVACEELSKDEYDNIYLSTRCGACDDVCPVDIPITDIIQYERQLLAQQGREPAKTTAISQNIIEHNSPGAKDPSKRFDWVTDDLDIAESSEIAYMAGCWVSYSQPDIARATIRLLNHAGIRPMILKDEKCCGLFLVDNGHLEQLAEHARKFVDYIESLGVKKVIASCPGCYIVLGKEYPKLYRELNFEVEHSLKVFKDMIADGTLKPRKLDLAVSVRDACPIRGSKDIPRSILESMGVEVKELFEEKQVCCGGPAGLKPNFPEIANNIAMLSVKDYKDKADMLASYCPFCMHHMEGACKSKDEEMEMKDISVLLAESVLGK is encoded by the coding sequence GTGAAAATAAATAACCCACTTCAGAACTCAGGTGATCAGGTGTATCGTTTCCAGGAAATAATAGATTCATGTATCGACTGTAAGAAATGCTGGGATGTCTGTCCTGTCAATATGGTGACCGACGGGAACAGGTTCACGCCTCAGGGAAAGATCGAATCGCTTGCAAAGATAGTTGCCTGTGAGGAGCTCTCAAAAGATGAGTATGATAACATCTACCTTTCCACTCGCTGTGGCGCATGCGATGATGTCTGCCCTGTGGATATTCCGATAACAGATATCATCCAGTATGAGAGGCAATTGCTGGCACAGCAGGGTAGGGAGCCTGCAAAGACCACCGCCATCTCACAGAACATAATTGAGCACAACAGTCCCGGAGCCAAGGATCCGTCTAAGAGGTTTGACTGGGTAACAGATGACCTTGACATTGCCGAAAGTTCTGAGATAGCTTACATGGCAGGCTGCTGGGTTTCATACAGCCAGCCGGATATTGCAAGGGCGACCATTCGTCTGCTAAATCATGCAGGTATAAGACCCATGATTCTGAAGGATGAGAAATGCTGCGGACTTTTCCTCGTAGATAACGGCCATCTCGAGCAGCTTGCAGAGCACGCTAGGAAGTTCGTTGATTATATCGAGTCACTTGGAGTGAAGAAGGTAATAGCCTCATGTCCCGGTTGTTACATTGTACTTGGTAAGGAGTATCCGAAACTCTATCGTGAGCTGAACTTTGAGGTTGAGCATTCCCTTAAAGTGTTCAAAGATATGATAGCAGATGGAACACTCAAACCAAGGAAACTCGATCTGGCTGTTTCTGTCAGGGATGCATGCCCGATCAGAGGATCAAAGGATATCCCGCGCAGTATTCTTGAAAGCATGGGTGTTGAAGTAAAAGAGCTCTTTGAGGAAAAACAGGTGTGCTGTGGCGGCCCGGCGGGCCTTAAACCAAATTTCCCGGAGATTGCGAACAATATTGCCATGCTATCGGTTAAAGATTACAAGGATAAAGCTGACATGCTGGCCTCCTACTGTCCTTTCTGCATGCATCACATGGAGGGTGCGTGCAAGTCAAAGGATGAGGAAATGGAGATGAAGGATATTTCCGTGCTGCTTGCTGAAAGCGTGCTAGGAAAATGA
- a CDS encoding DUF4878 domain-containing protein: protein MKKMIITTILLISLLAAGCAGLGSSPSDTVENFVSEFDQGNYDTCYQMMSSAYKQETGLADFISLSRDVNPEKYEFIEVSEEYVDGDTAVVDVLVNESSVAVKFSLKDFFEVE from the coding sequence ATGAAAAAAATGATAATAACGACAATTCTGCTTATTTCTCTGCTTGCAGCCGGTTGTGCAGGTCTTGGAAGCAGCCCGTCAGATACAGTAGAAAACTTTGTATCGGAATTTGACCAGGGAAACTATGATACCTGCTACCAGATGATGTCATCCGCTTACAAACAGGAAACCGGGCTTGCCGATTTCATAAGTCTCTCCAGGGATGTAAATCCTGAGAAATATGAATTCATCGAAGTTAGTGAAGAGTATGTTGATGGAGATACTGCAGTTGTAGACGTGCTGGTTAACGAATCCTCAGTGGCTGTAAAATTCTCACTCAAGGATTTCTTCGAGGTCGAATAG
- a CDS encoding thiamine pyrophosphate-binding protein — MEEMNGAEILVKCLEDLGVRHIFGYTGAAILPVFHALEKSDIGIVINSNEQSAAFSAAGYSRSSSEVGVAIVTSGPAITNTLTSVADAYGDSIPLLVFAGQVPEHKIGTDSFQHINVKGIFGEAAKKVIQVSNDDDLEAMIKDAYYFAKSGKPGPVVIDIPLDKQQKMHEYQDINIMRFEESYHDDRHLCEEQCEEFFKLFLNSKRPLLYLGGGLNSEAGSQAIREFNDYFRIPSVNTLMAKGVIDGRDELNLGMLGMFGTPYANMLIQENDFFFAIGVRWDDRVAEKVGFAIGTDIAYIDINPEKMHQIKIERGPKFTFIGDAATALRDLLNYAVKHDITLDIREWQERARFLKRSWPLDYNRKSEHIQSGEVMALLSSYIDDNTMITTGVGNQQMLAAQYLPMQKAKSFMSSGSFGTMGFSMPTSIGVQYANSDARVIAIDGDGSLRMNLGELHTIASLNLPIKVLMLNNRSDGMVQNLQDAAYDGVRTGTQRPKDVRFAEIAGSFGFEYATRISDRDDLKDAMEAFLKADGPCFLEVCTDREEILYPKVPAGGAYKDMILGPYIKEIAPGQKMEPVESDTHIQINEKKIFIE; from the coding sequence ATGGAAGAAATGAATGGAGCAGAAATTTTAGTCAAATGTCTTGAGGACCTTGGGGTCAGACACATCTTTGGTTACACCGGAGCGGCAATACTTCCGGTATTCCATGCCCTTGAGAAGAGTGACATCGGAATTGTTATCAATTCAAACGAGCAGTCGGCAGCATTCAGTGCAGCCGGCTATTCCCGGTCGAGTAGCGAGGTCGGTGTAGCCATAGTCACATCCGGACCTGCCATCACCAACACCCTCACAAGCGTTGCCGATGCCTACGGAGACAGTATACCGCTGCTTGTATTTGCAGGGCAGGTCCCGGAGCATAAGATAGGCACCGACTCATTCCAGCATATCAATGTCAAGGGAATTTTCGGGGAAGCTGCCAAAAAGGTCATACAGGTATCAAATGACGATGATCTCGAAGCAATGATCAAGGACGCCTATTACTTTGCGAAGTCAGGAAAGCCCGGACCTGTTGTTATAGATATTCCTCTGGATAAGCAACAGAAGATGCACGAATACCAGGACATCAATATCATGCGCTTTGAGGAGAGCTACCATGATGACAGGCACCTGTGCGAGGAACAATGCGAGGAGTTCTTCAAGTTGTTCCTGAACTCAAAGAGACCGCTGCTCTATCTGGGAGGAGGTCTAAACTCGGAAGCAGGAAGTCAGGCCATCAGGGAGTTCAATGACTATTTCAGGATACCTTCAGTTAACACGCTCATGGCAAAGGGAGTTATTGACGGCCGGGATGAGCTCAACCTCGGGATGCTGGGGATGTTCGGGACACCTTATGCGAACATGCTCATACAGGAGAACGACTTCTTCTTCGCCATCGGTGTCCGCTGGGATGACAGGGTTGCTGAGAAGGTCGGGTTTGCAATAGGCACCGACATTGCATACATTGATATCAATCCCGAGAAAATGCACCAGATTAAGATCGAGCGTGGTCCTAAATTCACATTCATCGGGGATGCTGCTACGGCTCTCCGGGACTTGCTCAACTACGCTGTAAAGCACGACATCACCCTGGATATCCGGGAATGGCAGGAGCGAGCCAGATTCCTGAAAAGGTCCTGGCCTCTTGATTATAATCGGAAATCCGAACATATCCAGTCTGGCGAGGTTATGGCTTTGCTTTCAAGCTACATTGACGACAATACCATGATAACCACAGGCGTCGGTAACCAGCAGATGCTTGCAGCCCAGTATCTTCCAATGCAGAAGGCAAAGTCCTTCATGAGCTCGGGTTCCTTCGGCACCATGGGCTTTTCCATGCCAACATCCATTGGAGTACAGTATGCAAACTCGGATGCAAGGGTAATAGCCATTGATGGTGACGGCAGTCTGCGGATGAACCTTGGAGAGTTACACACCATTGCGTCACTGAACCTTCCCATCAAGGTACTGATGCTCAACAATCGGAGTGATGGCATGGTCCAGAACCTGCAGGATGCTGCTTATGATGGAGTCCGAACCGGGACTCAGAGACCTAAAGATGTACGCTTCGCTGAGATTGCAGGATCATTCGGCTTCGAATATGCTACAAGAATAAGCGACAGAGACGATCTGAAGGATGCAATGGAAGCTTTTCTTAAAGCAGACGGACCATGCTTCCTTGAAGTCTGTACAGACCGGGAAGAGATACTTTATCCGAAGGTACCGGCAGGCGGGGCTTATAAAGACATGATTCTTGGACCATATATCAAAGAAATTGCTCCCGGACAGAAGATGGAACCAGTTGAATCCGATACACACATACAAATAAATGAAAAAAAGATATTTATCGAGTAG
- a CDS encoding DUF4386 domain-containing protein: MKTITKLRILYPIWTVISIFSLLYAPTLASESTLFKIGQLGQIIVQLFQIAIALLLYKLFMETDKEQASLIAIFGLLGVPFSLMAILIPDAIHLAEVFWGLWLIPIGTLVIKSGMFPKWIGYFLYIGSLGYFGATISFFLIGSVPAFVDYFTVGELIWVLWITFMGAKEIQN, from the coding sequence GTGAAGACCATAACAAAGCTCAGGATCCTTTATCCAATATGGACGGTCATAAGCATATTCTCATTGTTATATGCACCGACACTCGCCAGCGAATCCACGCTTTTCAAAATTGGTCAGTTAGGTCAGATAATTGTACAATTGTTCCAGATAGCGATTGCTTTATTGCTGTATAAATTATTCATGGAAACCGATAAAGAACAGGCATCCTTGATAGCCATATTCGGTCTTTTAGGGGTACCTTTCTCATTGATGGCAATACTCATTCCTGATGCAATACACTTAGCAGAGGTGTTCTGGGGACTGTGGCTCATACCAATCGGTACGCTGGTTATCAAATCAGGAATGTTCCCTAAATGGATAGGATATTTCTTATATATAGGATCCCTGGGATACTTCGGAGCAACGATCTCATTTTTCCTTATCGGATCTGTGCCAGCATTTGTTGATTACTTCACAGTGGGAGAGCTTATCTGGGTACTATGGATAACCTTCATGGGTGCTAAAGAAATCCAGAATTGA